Proteins from one Danaus plexippus chromosome 2, MEX_DaPlex, whole genome shotgun sequence genomic window:
- the LOC116779572 gene encoding COP9 signalosome complex subunit 8, giving the protein MISNFDKLCGDLEKQELEAPNGVASSSTYAQLLAIYLYQNDLCNAKYLWKRIPQSITSSNPEIPAIWAVGQKLWKKDLAGTYHALAAFTWTEPVAHIIRALEERVRERAFNLIGRSYSTVSLDTIVLMTGLSREAVLQICRDKKWELHSDGVTISPTPPVQPSPLHTSSEDQLFKLTEFVSFLEN; this is encoded by the exons ATGATAAGCAACTTCGATAAGTTGTGTGGAGACTTAGAAAAACAGGAATTAGAG GCCCCAAACGGAGTAGCATCTTCCTCCACATATGCTCAACTATTAGCaatctatttatatcaaaatgattT ATGTAATGCtaaatatttatggaaaaGGATTCCTCAGAGTATAACGAGTAGCAATCCTGAAATTCCAGCTATTTGGGCTGTAGGGCAGAAGTTATGGAAAAAAGATCTCGCCGGAACATACCATGCACTGGCTGCATTCACTTGGACTGAGCCTGTAGCTCATATTATACGAGCTCTTGAAG aaAGAGTTCGTGAACGAGCTTTCAACCTCATTGGACGTTCATACAGCACTGTTTCTCTTGATACCATAGTGCTCATGACTGGTCTAAGTAGAGAGGCCGTGTTACAAATATGTAGAGATAAGAAATGGGAGTTGCATTCGGATGGTGTAACTATAAGCCCTACACCACCAGTCCAACCATCTCCATTACATACCTCAAGTGAAGACCAATTGTTCAAGCTCACAGAGTTTGTATCTTTCTTAGAAAATTAG